In the bacterium SCSIO 12741 genome, GCTGCAGACCCTGACTACTTGCATGATGAAGTAGAAACCGATTTTGGACTAACCCTCCACTTTTTCTACCTCAATGATTCTTCCATTATCGATAACTGGAAAAAGCTGCAACCTGCAACGGTCAAGAACTTCGAAATCGTTAATGGAAAATTCGGCGTTTACCCCTACAAGCAATACTCGGTGATTCAAGGTGGAGATGGCGGAATGGAATATCCCATGGCCACACTCATTAGCGGAACCGGGAAAATTGGTGGCTTGATTAGCGTAACGGTACACGAATCCATTCACAGCTGGTATTATGGCCTGCTTGCGACCAATGAAACCAGGTACCCATGGATGGACGAAGGTTTTACCCAGTTTGCTCAATACATCGTTTTGGATTCCTTGTACAAAAAGAGAGCGCTTAACCCCATTTACCGGGCCTACAATGTATACCTATCCATTGCGACCAACCCAGAGGCTGAGCCACTCACTACACACGCTGATTACTACCACAAAAACAGACATTACGGAATAAACTCTTACTACAAAGGAGCCGTATTTCTTCAGCAGCTATCCTACATCATGGGTGACTCCCTGTTTTATGCGGGAATGCGCAAATATTACTACACCTGGCGCTACAAACACCCAACTCCGAATGACTTCAAGCGGGTCATGGAAAAAACATCTGACATGGATCTGGATTGGTATTTTACGCACTTTTTGGGTACCACCCGCACCATCGATTATGGTGTAGATCTTAAACGTGGAGACAAGAAAACTATTCTGGAAATCACCAATCATGGTAGCATTCCAATGCCCGTGGAAGTGCTACTTACTGATAAAGAAGGCAACAAGACCCTTTACTACATCCCACTGCGAGCTATGCGTGGTACCAAATCATTCGACAACGATGAAAATGTGGTTACCTGCAAACCTTGGCCATGGACCTACCCAAGCTATCAAATCGAGTTGGATATGGACTTCGAGAATGTTGCAAGCATTGAATTGGATCCCACCCAGCGAGTGGCCGATGTGGATGGGAGCAACAATGGATTTCCGGGAAGACAAAAGCCGGTGTATCCTGGATCCATCATGAAATAAAAATGCCCCCTTGGTTCGCTGAATTGGTTGTATTTTTACACCCTAATTTTCCGAGCCATGAATTTCAAACTTGAATCTCCATTTAAGCCTACAGGAGACCAGCCCCAGGCCATTAAAGAATTGGTTGCCGGTCTAAACAATGGAGATCCCTATCAGACGCTTTTAGGGGTTACTGGTTCAGGAAAAACCTTTACCGTGGCCAATGTAGTTAAGGAGGTAAACCGCCCGACACTTATCCTTAGTCACAACAAAACCCTGGCGGCTCAGCTCTACGGAGAATTCAAGCAATTTTTTCCGGAGAATGCCGTGGAGTACTTCGTATCCTATTACGACTACTACCAACCTGAGGCTTATATCCCGTCCAATGATACCTACATCGAAAAGGATTTGTCCATCAATGAGGAAATTGAGAAACTGCGATTAAGCACCACCTCTTCCCTATTGTCTGGTAGAAGAGATGTGATTGTTATCTCTTCCGTGTCTTGTATCTATGGTATCGGTAACCCGGCTGAATTTCACAACAGTGTGATTACCATAAAAACCGGAGAAATGATTAGCCGGAATAAGCTCCTCTACAAATTCGTAGAAGCTCTTTATTCCAGAACTACAGCCGAGTTTAAGCGGGGAACCTTTCGGGTAACAGGAGACACAGTAGACTTGTTTCCCGCCTATGCTGATCACGCTTTTCGCATCGTTTTCTGGGGCGATGAGATCGAGTCGATTGAATCGTTCGACCCGGAAACCAACCTGAGAATTACCCCATTGGAATCGGTCAATATTTATCCGGCCAACATTTTTGTGACTGGAAAGGATACCATGCAGGCGGCCATGAAAGACATTCAAGCCGATTTGTTGGATCAGGTCCAGTATTTTAAAGACCACTCTAAATTTTTGGAAGCCAAGCGCCTCGATGATCGGGTGAACTACGATTTGGAAATGATGCGCGAACTGGGCTACTGCTCAGGTATTGAGAACTATTCCCGCTATTTCGACAAACGACTTCCTGGCACTCGCCCCTTCTGTCTGTTGGATTATTTCCCGGATGATTACCTCATGGTGATTGATGAAAGTCACCAGACTGTTCCACAAGTTCGAGCCATGTACGGAGGTGACCGATCTCGCAAGGTTAATCTGGTAGATTATGGGTTCCGCCTGACCGCAGCCCTGGATAATCGCCCCTTGAAATACGAAGAGTTTGAGTCCATGATGGGACAAACCATATTCGTAAGTGCAACTCCAGCGGAGTATGAATTGGAAAAAAGCGACGGAGTGGTAGTTGATCAGGTGATTCGCCCGACGGGATTGTTAGATCCAATTATCGATGTACGCCCTTGTATCAACCAGGTGGATGATCTACTTGAGGAAATTCAAATTCGGGTAGAAAAAGAGGAACGGGTATTGGTAACTACACTCACCAAAAGGATGGCTGAGGAATTGACCAAGTACATGACCAAAATCGGAATTCGCTGCCGTTACATTCACTCCGAAGTAGATACCCTTGAGCGGGTGGAAATTCTGCGCGATTTGCGATTGGGTAAATTTGATGTGCTCGTAGGAATTAACCTGTTGCGAGAAGGATTGGATTTACCTGAAGTTTCTTTGGTTGCTGTATTAGATGCCGATAAGGAAGGGTTCTTGAGATCCGATCGATCGTTAACGCAAACGGCCGGTAGGGCTGCCCGAAACGTCAACGGACTGGTGATTTTTTACGCTGACAAAATCACCGAATCCATGCAAAAAACCATGGACGAGACCGAACGCAGAAGAGCCAAGCAAGACGCTTACAACAAAGAACACGGCCTGGTGCCTACTGCCTTGAAGAAAACCAAGGAGCAAATTATAGAGCAGACCTCTGTAGCTTCTGTGGGTTACAAAATCGAAGATGCCTACATTGAACCTGAACCTCAGGATATGGCGGCTGATCCGGTGATGCAGTACATGACCCAGGATGAAATCAAGAAGCAGATTGAGGAGACCCGCCGGAAAATGGAAAAAGCAGCTCGGGAATTAGACTTTATTCAAGCAGCAGCCTTCCGTGACGAGATTGCGGAATACAAG is a window encoding:
- the uvrB gene encoding excinuclease ABC subunit UvrB, producing the protein MNFKLESPFKPTGDQPQAIKELVAGLNNGDPYQTLLGVTGSGKTFTVANVVKEVNRPTLILSHNKTLAAQLYGEFKQFFPENAVEYFVSYYDYYQPEAYIPSNDTYIEKDLSINEEIEKLRLSTTSSLLSGRRDVIVISSVSCIYGIGNPAEFHNSVITIKTGEMISRNKLLYKFVEALYSRTTAEFKRGTFRVTGDTVDLFPAYADHAFRIVFWGDEIESIESFDPETNLRITPLESVNIYPANIFVTGKDTMQAAMKDIQADLLDQVQYFKDHSKFLEAKRLDDRVNYDLEMMRELGYCSGIENYSRYFDKRLPGTRPFCLLDYFPDDYLMVIDESHQTVPQVRAMYGGDRSRKVNLVDYGFRLTAALDNRPLKYEEFESMMGQTIFVSATPAEYELEKSDGVVVDQVIRPTGLLDPIIDVRPCINQVDDLLEEIQIRVEKEERVLVTTLTKRMAEELTKYMTKIGIRCRYIHSEVDTLERVEILRDLRLGKFDVLVGINLLREGLDLPEVSLVAVLDADKEGFLRSDRSLTQTAGRAARNVNGLVIFYADKITESMQKTMDETERRRAKQDAYNKEHGLVPTALKKTKEQIIEQTSVASVGYKIEDAYIEPEPQDMAADPVMQYMTQDEIKKQIEETRRKMEKAARELDFIQAAAFRDEIAEYKKMLKED
- a CDS encoding M1 family metallopeptidase, with product MKYLILTVGLAFLSFGLKSQSGYWQQSVDYKMDVRLDVENHQMTGTQKIKYTNQSPDTLKRVYFHLYFNAFQPGSMMDSRSLSIEDPDPRVGSRISQLKPDEIGYHKINKLLVNGDKVEKEIDGTLMTVDLNEPLLPGKSIELDVEFESQVPKQIRRNGRNNAEGVDYSMAQWYPKMAEYDREGWMLDPYVGREFHGVWGDFDVKITLDSSYVVGGTGYLQNPEEIGHGYSTGGKPVVRPKGKELTWHFKAPRVHDFAWAADPDYLHDEVETDFGLTLHFFYLNDSSIIDNWKKLQPATVKNFEIVNGKFGVYPYKQYSVIQGGDGGMEYPMATLISGTGKIGGLISVTVHESIHSWYYGLLATNETRYPWMDEGFTQFAQYIVLDSLYKKRALNPIYRAYNVYLSIATNPEAEPLTTHADYYHKNRHYGINSYYKGAVFLQQLSYIMGDSLFYAGMRKYYYTWRYKHPTPNDFKRVMEKTSDMDLDWYFTHFLGTTRTIDYGVDLKRGDKKTILEITNHGSIPMPVEVLLTDKEGNKTLYYIPLRAMRGTKSFDNDENVVTCKPWPWTYPSYQIELDMDFENVASIELDPTQRVADVDGSNNGFPGRQKPVYPGSIMK